The following nucleotide sequence is from Acidobacteriota bacterium.
GTCGATGTTCGGCGTGATGTGCGTCGTGCCGTTGCCGCCTTCCTCGCCGACCGGCACGCCGTCAATCGTCGTGTTCTTGTTCAGCGAGTTGCCGCCGTTGATGCTCAGGTAGCGGCCGGAGTCCCACGCTGCGTAGTCGCGGCTCGCCTTGGAGTCGATGACGCCCGGCAGGATCTTCATCATGCCGAAGATGTCGCGCCCCTTGACCTGCACCGAGACGAGCGTGTCGCCCGTGATGTTCTTGGTGAGCTGGCTCGTCGCCGTCTGCACCGGCGTCACTTCCGCCGTGATGGTCACCGATTCCGAGACGCCGCCGGCCGACATGGCCAGCTTGCCGAGGTCGCGGATTTCGTTCGCGAGCAGGTTGAACTCCGCGATCGTCAGCGGGCGGAATCCATCCATCTCCACCTTCACCGTGTAGCGGCCAGGCGGCAGGGCGGGAATACGGAACACGCCCTGGTCGTTCGTCACACCCGTGCGGACCACGTTGGTCTGCGCTTGGGTGGCAGTCACGGTTGCACCCGGGACGACGCCGACGT
It contains:
- a CDS encoding carboxypeptidase regulatory-like domain-containing protein, producing MGARVWACVSALLLVVGTGIASAQTGSATLTGTVADNVGVVPGATVTATQAQTNVVRTGVTNDQGVFRIPALPPGRYTVKVEMDGFRPLTIAEFNLLANEIRDLGKLAMSAGGVSESVTITAEVTPVQTATSQLTKNITGDTLVSVQVKGRDIFGMMKILPGVIDSKASRDYAAWDSGRYLSINGGNSLNKNTTIDGVPVGEEGGNGTTHITPNID